A single genomic interval of Sphingopyxis sp. CCNWLW2 harbors:
- a CDS encoding OmpW/AlkL family protein gives MKKQHLSLIALAAAAAIPGQAAAKAGDVQFKIFATYVAPDGKISDVKLDRIGLPAGTQTKADDNVTPTVAIEYYVADHISLETIAGVTQHDVNGRGALSGATLVSNAKIVPATLTLKYHFGKKGGIQPYVGAGPSYFIFIDEKPGATTRSLGATRQKMGDKLGAALQAGVDIPVNDKGLALSFDAKRYFLRPTATWYAGTTEVLKTRHKLDPWVISAGVAFRF, from the coding sequence ATGAAAAAACAGCATCTCTCGCTGATCGCGCTGGCGGCCGCCGCCGCGATTCCCGGGCAGGCCGCGGCCAAGGCCGGCGATGTCCAGTTCAAGATTTTCGCGACCTATGTCGCACCCGACGGCAAGATCAGCGACGTCAAGCTCGACCGGATCGGGCTTCCGGCCGGGACACAAACCAAGGCCGACGACAATGTCACGCCGACGGTCGCGATCGAATATTATGTCGCCGACCATATCTCGCTCGAGACGATTGCCGGGGTGACCCAGCATGACGTGAACGGCCGTGGCGCGCTGAGCGGCGCGACGTTGGTGTCGAACGCCAAGATCGTCCCCGCGACGCTGACGCTCAAATATCATTTCGGCAAGAAAGGCGGCATCCAGCCTTATGTGGGGGCGGGTCCGAGCTACTTCATCTTCATCGACGAAAAGCCCGGCGCCACGACCCGGTCGCTCGGCGCGACCCGCCAGAAGATGGGCGACAAGCTCGGCGCCGCGCTCCAGGCCGGGGTCGATATTCCGGTGAACGACAAGGGACTCGCGCTATCCTTCGATGCCAAACGCTATTTCCTGCGTCCGACCGCGACATGGTATGCCGGGACGACCGAGGTGCTGAAGACGCGGCACAAGCTAGATCCCTGGGTGATCAGCGCCGGCGTCGCTTTTCGTTTCTGA
- the ccoN gene encoding cytochrome-c oxidase, cbb3-type subunit I produces the protein MDTLVAKAGGWLGLALLALVMAAVAVDAPFAVHMIIVALAALLMLWTTVSRADYEAIARGILKMPADQGVYDDDPVRWGVVATLFWGIAGMAAGLFIALQLAFPALNLNLEYTTFGRLRPLHTSAVIFAFGGNALIATSFYVVQRTCRARLAFPALARFVFWGYQLFIVLAATGYLMGVTAAKEYAEPEWYVDLWLTIVWVAYLVVFTGTIVKRREPHIYVANWFYLSFIVTIAMLHIVNNLSVPASIFGSKSYAAFAGVQDALTQWWYGHNAVGFFLTAGFLAMMYYFVPKQAERPVYSYRLSIIHFWSLIFLYIWAGPHHLHYTALPDWAQTLGMVFSVILWMPSWGGMINGLMTLNGAWDKIRTDPIIRMMVMALAFYGMSTFEGPMMSIKWVNSMSHYTDWTIGHVHSGALGWNGMITFACVYYLVPRLWGRERLYSLRMVNWHFWLATVGIVFYAASMWVAGIMQGLMWREYGADGYLVYSFVESVAAMHPMYLIRAAGGAMYLAGFLIMVFNVWATLSGKVRAEKPMTETPYNAAADRPLAPVPAE, from the coding sequence ATGGACACTCTGGTAGCAAAGGCGGGGGGCTGGCTCGGCCTGGCCCTGCTCGCGCTGGTGATGGCGGCGGTCGCGGTCGATGCGCCCTTCGCCGTCCATATGATCATCGTCGCGCTGGCCGCTTTGCTGATGCTCTGGACGACCGTGTCGCGCGCCGATTATGAGGCGATCGCGCGCGGGATATTGAAGATGCCCGCCGATCAGGGCGTCTATGACGACGATCCGGTGCGTTGGGGGGTCGTCGCCACGCTGTTCTGGGGCATCGCCGGCATGGCGGCAGGCCTCTTCATCGCATTGCAGCTCGCTTTCCCGGCGCTGAACCTCAATCTTGAATATACGACCTTCGGCCGCCTGCGGCCGCTGCACACCTCGGCGGTGATCTTTGCCTTCGGCGGCAACGCGCTGATCGCGACGAGCTTTTACGTCGTCCAGCGCACCTGCCGCGCGCGGCTTGCCTTTCCGGCGCTCGCGCGCTTCGTTTTCTGGGGATATCAACTCTTCATCGTGCTGGCCGCGACCGGCTATCTGATGGGCGTCACCGCGGCCAAGGAATATGCCGAGCCCGAATGGTATGTCGACCTATGGCTGACGATCGTCTGGGTCGCCTATCTGGTCGTTTTCACCGGCACGATCGTCAAGCGCCGCGAGCCGCATATCTATGTCGCCAACTGGTTTTACCTCAGCTTCATCGTCACCATTGCGATGCTCCACATCGTCAACAATCTGTCGGTGCCGGCGAGCATCTTCGGGTCGAAGAGCTATGCCGCCTTTGCCGGGGTGCAGGATGCGCTGACGCAATGGTGGTACGGGCATAATGCGGTCGGCTTCTTCCTGACCGCGGGCTTCCTCGCGATGATGTATTATTTCGTGCCGAAGCAGGCCGAGCGGCCGGTGTACAGCTATCGCCTGTCGATCATCCACTTCTGGTCGCTGATCTTCCTCTACATCTGGGCGGGGCCGCACCACCTCCATTACACCGCGCTGCCCGACTGGGCGCAGACGCTGGGCATGGTCTTTTCGGTGATCCTGTGGATGCCGAGTTGGGGCGGCATGATCAACGGTCTGATGACGCTCAACGGCGCGTGGGACAAGATCCGCACCGACCCGATCATCCGCATGATGGTGATGGCGCTCGCCTTCTACGGCATGAGCACCTTCGAAGGCCCGATGATGTCGATCAAATGGGTGAACTCGATGTCGCATTACACCGACTGGACGATCGGCCATGTGCACTCGGGCGCGCTCGGCTGGAACGGCATGATCACCTTCGCCTGCGTCTATTATCTCGTGCCGCGCCTGTGGGGCCGCGAGCGGCTCTACAGCCTGCGCATGGTCAACTGGCACTTCTGGCTCGCGACCGTCGGCATCGTTTTCTACGCCGCGTCGATGTGGGTCGCGGGCATCATGCAGGGGCTGATGTGGCGCGAATATGGAGCCGACGGCTACCTCGTCTACAGCTTCGTCGAAAGCGTCGCGGCGATGCACCCGATGTACCTGATCCGCGCCGCGGGCGGGGCGATGTATCTCGCCGGCTTCCTGATCATGGTCTTCAACGTCTGGGCGACGCTCAGCGGCAAGGTGCGCGCCGAAAAGCCGATGACCGAAACCCCGTACAACGCCGCAGCGGACCGCCCGCTCGCGCCCGTCCCTGCCGAATAA
- a CDS encoding cbb3-type cytochrome c oxidase subunit 3, whose product MSYDALRHFADSWGLLAMALLFLTLIAWPFRPSARARNEEAANMIFKDDEHG is encoded by the coding sequence ATGAGCTACGACGCGCTTCGCCATTTCGCCGATAGCTGGGGGCTGCTCGCGATGGCGCTGCTGTTCCTCACCCTTATCGCCTGGCCGTTCCGGCCGAGCGCGCGCGCGCGCAACGAAGAGGCCGCGAACATGATCTTCAAGGACGACGAGCATGGCTGA
- the ccoO gene encoding cytochrome-c oxidase, cbb3-type subunit II — MATRPAKQGFSHKKIERNVTLLGALALLTVTIGGIVEIAPLFWIDNTVEKVEGMRPYTPLELAGRNIYMREGCYTCHSQMIRPFRDEVERYGHYSLAAESMYDHPFQWGSKRTGPDLARVGGRYSDEWHKAHLIDPRSVVPESIMPPYAFLAERDLQTGDMANDLTALYRVGVPYTKADIAKANDDIRAQADPDAGAGDLQKRYPKAQVRDFDGDPARVTEMDALIAYLQMLGTLVDVDKAAPQERAGETEAAR; from the coding sequence ATGGCCACCAGACCCGCCAAACAGGGCTTCAGCCACAAGAAGATCGAACGCAATGTGACGTTGCTCGGCGCGCTCGCGCTGCTCACCGTCACCATCGGCGGCATCGTCGAGATCGCGCCGCTCTTCTGGATCGACAACACGGTCGAGAAGGTCGAGGGCATGCGCCCCTATACCCCGCTCGAGCTCGCCGGACGCAACATCTACATGCGCGAGGGCTGCTACACCTGCCACAGCCAGATGATCCGTCCGTTCCGCGACGAGGTCGAACGCTATGGCCACTACAGCCTCGCCGCCGAGAGCATGTACGACCACCCGTTCCAATGGGGGTCGAAACGCACCGGGCCCGACTTGGCGCGCGTCGGCGGCCGCTATTCGGACGAATGGCACAAGGCGCATCTGATCGACCCGCGCAGCGTCGTGCCCGAATCGATCATGCCGCCCTATGCCTTCCTCGCCGAACGCGATCTCCAGACGGGCGACATGGCGAACGACCTGACCGCGCTCTATCGCGTCGGTGTGCCCTATACGAAGGCCGACATCGCCAAGGCGAACGATGACATCCGGGCGCAGGCCGACCCCGATGCCGGCGCGGGCGATCTGCAGAAGCGCTATCCGAAGGCGCAGGTCCGCGACTTTGACGGCGACCCCGCGCGCGTGACCGAGATGGATGCGCTGATTGCCTATCTTCAGATGCTCGGCACGCTGGTCGATGTCGACAAGGCGGCGCCGCAGGAACGCGCCGGCGAAACGGAGGCGGCGCGATGA
- the ccoP gene encoding cytochrome-c oxidase, cbb3-type subunit III — MADLKQRIDEATGTSTVGHEWDGIEELDTPMPRWWLWTFYATIVWGLAYVVLYPAWPMVDSATRGVLDWSSRGDLAKEMAADAKRRAPTVNAIAATAITDLPAKPELMQAAVQGGGAAFRVHCVQCHGAGGAGVKKLYPSLTDDDWLWGGDLATIEYTVTHGIRNPDHKATRTSLMPAFGRDGILDAAQIGDVVSFVRTISRQEKVSASSSRGATLFADNCAVCHGAGGEGGRQVGAPKLTDAIWLYGGDRDSLTATITQPRNGVMPRWGGRLDPVTIKMLSAYVYSLGGGEKGLAPVAEGAGADGQP, encoded by the coding sequence ATGGCTGATCTGAAACAGCGCATCGACGAGGCGACCGGCACGAGCACGGTCGGCCATGAGTGGGACGGGATCGAGGAACTCGACACGCCGATGCCGCGCTGGTGGCTCTGGACCTTTTACGCCACGATCGTCTGGGGGCTGGCTTATGTCGTCCTCTATCCGGCGTGGCCGATGGTCGACAGCGCGACCAGGGGCGTCCTCGACTGGTCGAGCCGCGGCGACCTTGCAAAGGAAATGGCGGCCGATGCGAAGCGCCGCGCGCCGACGGTCAATGCCATCGCCGCAACCGCGATTACCGATCTGCCCGCGAAGCCCGAACTGATGCAGGCGGCGGTGCAGGGCGGCGGCGCGGCGTTCCGCGTCCATTGCGTCCAGTGCCACGGCGCTGGCGGTGCGGGGGTGAAGAAGCTCTATCCGAGCCTGACCGACGACGACTGGCTGTGGGGCGGCGATCTGGCGACCATCGAATATACGGTCACCCACGGCATCCGGAATCCCGACCATAAGGCGACCCGCACCAGCCTGATGCCCGCCTTCGGCCGCGACGGCATTCTCGACGCGGCGCAGATCGGCGATGTCGTCAGTTTCGTGCGCACGATCAGCCGGCAGGAAAAGGTCAGCGCGTCGTCGTCGCGCGGCGCGACGCTGTTCGCGGACAATTGCGCGGTCTGCCACGGCGCGGGCGGCGAAGGCGGGCGGCAGGTCGGCGCGCCGAAACTGACCGATGCGATCTGGCTGTACGGCGGCGATCGCGACAGCCTGACCGCGACGATCACGCAGCCGCGAAACGGCGTGATGCCGCGCTGGGGTGGCCGGCTCGATCCGGTCACGATCAAGATGCTGTCGGCCTATGTCTATTCGCTGGGCGGCGGCGAGAAGGGGCTCGCGCCCGTCGCCGAAGGGGCGGGAGCCGATGGCCAGCCCTGA